From a single Mycolicibacterium mengxianglii genomic region:
- a CDS encoding ester cyclase: protein MAALESNKDLVRRFFAAIEAGDFDVFDEIVAEQYQDHLPGQSPGRETLKRYFSGLRAGLPDLTLPIFQLVAEDDRVAVLNSVRGTHRGEFLGIAPTGNTVDAQAFQLYRIEAGQLAEHWEVADFATLMRQLSPGP, encoded by the coding sequence GTGGCCGCGCTCGAATCAAACAAGGACCTGGTGCGTCGCTTCTTCGCTGCTATCGAAGCTGGCGATTTCGACGTGTTCGACGAGATCGTTGCCGAGCAGTACCAAGACCATCTCCCGGGGCAATCCCCCGGCCGGGAAACGCTGAAACGTTACTTCAGTGGTTTGCGTGCGGGGTTGCCGGATCTCACGCTTCCGATTTTTCAGTTGGTAGCCGAGGACGACCGTGTCGCGGTGCTCAACTCCGTGCGTGGCACCCACCGAGGTGAATTCCTGGGCATTGCACCCACAGGAAATACCGTCGACGCCCAGGCTTTTCAGCTGTACCGCATCGAAGCCGGCCAACTGGCCGAGCATTGGGAAGTCGCGGACTTCGCGACACTCATGCGCCAACTCAGCCCGGGGCCCTAA
- a CDS encoding NAD(P)-dependent alcohol dehydrogenase — protein sequence MRINAFAATTTGAELTPYEYEIGELGPLEVDVEVTHCGICHTDLTVIDSDWGATVPVVAGHEVAGIVTAVGSLVDTDRLAVGQRVAVGGIAGTCMSCEYCLTGRQQLCLSRDNLAFRGDRGGFASSVRASDWRFVYPIPESIDLQHAGSLLCAGVTTFAPFIRHGIKPTDHVAVVGIGGLGHLAIQSAAAWGCEVTAISSSPDKREQVTELGADHFIATRGTNELAQAAGTFDFIISTVTANIPWDDYLAALKPQGTLIMVGVPEEAMQLNPISLVFSEKKISGGLVASPSETAQMLDFAARTGVRPTVEIFAMTDINKAIARVRSGDVRYRAVVAAQ from the coding sequence ATGCGCATCAACGCCTTTGCCGCTACCACAACCGGCGCCGAACTCACCCCGTACGAATACGAAATCGGCGAACTCGGGCCGCTCGAAGTCGACGTCGAGGTCACCCACTGCGGGATCTGCCATACCGACCTCACGGTGATCGACAGCGACTGGGGTGCAACAGTTCCCGTCGTCGCCGGCCACGAAGTGGCAGGCATTGTGACCGCCGTCGGGTCGCTGGTGGACACCGACCGGCTCGCGGTCGGTCAGCGCGTAGCCGTCGGTGGCATCGCCGGTACGTGCATGAGCTGTGAGTACTGTTTGACCGGCCGGCAGCAGCTCTGCCTCAGCAGAGACAACCTCGCGTTCCGCGGTGACCGCGGCGGATTTGCCTCCTCCGTGCGGGCCAGCGACTGGCGTTTCGTCTACCCGATTCCTGAGTCCATCGACCTGCAGCACGCCGGTTCACTGCTCTGCGCGGGTGTCACGACGTTCGCGCCGTTCATCCGCCATGGCATCAAACCCACTGATCACGTCGCCGTCGTCGGTATCGGTGGACTCGGCCACCTGGCGATCCAGTCCGCCGCAGCCTGGGGCTGCGAGGTCACCGCGATCTCGTCCTCGCCCGACAAACGAGAGCAAGTCACCGAACTGGGAGCCGACCACTTCATCGCCACCCGCGGCACCAACGAATTGGCGCAAGCAGCAGGCACATTCGACTTCATCATCAGCACCGTGACCGCCAACATCCCCTGGGATGACTACCTGGCCGCCTTGAAACCGCAAGGGACGCTCATCATGGTCGGCGTACCGGAAGAAGCGATGCAGCTCAACCCCATCTCACTGGTGTTCTCGGAGAAGAAGATCTCCGGCGGGTTGGTGGCCTCGCCCAGCGAAACCGCGCAGATGCTGGACTTCGCCGCCCGCACCGGCGTGCGCCCGACGGTCGAGATCTTTGCGATGACCGACATCAACAAGGCGATCGCCCGGGTTCGTTCAGGCGACGTGCGCTATCGGGCTGTCGTCGCAGCCCAGTAG
- a CDS encoding SDR family oxidoreductase: MTVSSETRGLAVVTGASTGIGAATARELAGRGYHVLAGVRRDRDADAIRGPGLEPVILDITHPDHIEALAARVHEDSQGRPVRVLVNNAAVQANLPIEVFAIEEWRRMFEVNLFGQIAVTQALLPALIRSKGRVVNISSVGGRVAMATYGPYAATKFALEAVSDSLRRELAPFGVEVVVVQPGAVRTEMLGRAIAAAGDLPAMTSEQGQRYSGLVRAINNQAVSSTNAGLPAEAAAKVIARAVTARRPRTRYSVGREAALVHVVRFLPDRMLDRILAAALRPHSAVTT; encoded by the coding sequence ATGACAGTGTCATCTGAAACCCGAGGGCTCGCCGTCGTCACCGGGGCATCTACCGGCATCGGTGCCGCGACGGCACGCGAGCTGGCGGGGCGCGGATATCACGTCCTTGCGGGCGTACGGCGCGACCGGGACGCCGACGCGATCCGGGGTCCGGGTCTCGAGCCGGTGATCCTCGACATCACCCACCCCGACCACATCGAGGCGCTGGCAGCCCGCGTCCACGAGGACTCGCAGGGCCGGCCGGTGCGGGTGCTGGTGAACAACGCTGCAGTCCAGGCCAATCTGCCGATCGAGGTCTTCGCGATCGAGGAGTGGCGACGCATGTTCGAGGTCAACCTCTTCGGCCAGATCGCCGTTACCCAGGCACTCCTGCCGGCCCTGATCCGCAGCAAAGGCCGCGTCGTCAACATCAGCTCCGTGGGCGGAAGAGTGGCCATGGCCACCTATGGTCCCTATGCGGCAACAAAATTCGCACTTGAAGCGGTCAGCGACTCTTTGCGCCGAGAACTCGCCCCGTTCGGTGTCGAGGTGGTGGTGGTTCAACCGGGCGCCGTGCGTACCGAGATGCTCGGCCGCGCCATCGCCGCCGCCGGAGATCTGCCGGCCATGACCTCTGAGCAAGGGCAGCGGTACAGCGGGTTGGTGCGGGCCATCAACAACCAAGCCGTGTCGTCTACGAATGCGGGCCTACCCGCGGAAGCCGCGGCCAAGGTGATCGCCAGGGCGGTGACGGCGCGCAGGCCGCGCACCCGATACAGCGTCGGCCGCGAAGCTGCGCTGGTCCACGTGGTGCGGTTTCTGCCCGACCGGATGCTCGACCGCATCCTCGCCGCCGCTCTGCGGCCTCACTCAGCTGTCACGACCTAG
- a CDS encoding TetR/AcrR family transcriptional regulator yields MSRLESAAATRRDLLDAAADLLDSGGPDAVTLREVGARAGVSRGAPYRHFADKESLLTAVAAEGWERLGDHMHALRTDAGLGPADKLRAALVGIINVSRQQPYLYKLMFSRSAGDPSAVVRAAERMCDEFSGIVAAVVSAKNVERAAAILLTGAHGAAGLEASGLLVNDNWQTTAEDLTDNLLAVVAEADRLN; encoded by the coding sequence ATGAGTCGCCTGGAGTCCGCCGCCGCCACGCGCCGCGACCTGCTCGACGCTGCAGCCGACTTGCTCGACAGCGGAGGTCCCGACGCCGTGACGCTGCGCGAGGTAGGCGCACGCGCCGGCGTCAGCCGCGGTGCGCCCTACCGGCACTTTGCCGACAAGGAGAGCCTGTTGACCGCCGTCGCGGCCGAGGGCTGGGAGCGTCTCGGCGACCACATGCACGCGCTTCGGACAGATGCGGGGCTTGGGCCCGCGGACAAGCTGCGCGCTGCGCTCGTCGGCATCATCAACGTCAGCCGACAGCAGCCCTACCTCTACAAACTGATGTTCAGCCGCTCAGCCGGGGACCCGTCCGCGGTGGTCCGAGCCGCGGAACGCATGTGCGACGAGTTTTCCGGCATCGTCGCCGCAGTCGTGAGTGCAAAGAACGTCGAACGCGCTGCGGCAATACTTCTCACGGGTGCGCACGGTGCCGCCGGTCTGGAAGCGAGCGGCCTTCTCGTCAACGACAATTGGCAGACTACCGCCGAGGATCTCACCGACAACCTCCTCGCCGTGGTCGCCGAAGCCGATCGCCTGAACTGA
- a CDS encoding HAD-IA family hydrolase, producing MADSETVAHNETVVHNVQGLLLDCDGVLVDSHDAAAVAWNTWAKRWAPGFDFHRDIEHGRRIRDVVAELVKPPGDVDAATADLIQQEIDHATDVTAIPGARRLLGSCPAGRWAVVTSGGRAIATARMASAGLTPAEILVTGEDVENGKPSPDPYLLAAKRLGIPPVRCAVFEDAPAGIAAARAAGVTTIIGVGAAAASAPVTLAVTNLRGVRFDGHKLLIDASTILPGQQFDL from the coding sequence GTGGCAGACAGCGAAACCGTGGCTCACAACGAAACCGTGGTCCACAACGTCCAGGGGCTACTCCTGGATTGCGACGGCGTACTCGTCGACTCTCATGACGCCGCGGCCGTTGCGTGGAATACGTGGGCCAAGCGCTGGGCGCCGGGATTCGACTTCCACCGCGACATCGAACATGGCCGGCGAATCAGAGACGTCGTCGCCGAATTGGTCAAGCCACCAGGCGATGTCGACGCAGCGACCGCGGACCTGATACAGCAGGAGATCGACCACGCCACCGACGTCACCGCGATACCGGGCGCACGCCGGCTGCTCGGCTCCTGCCCGGCTGGACGCTGGGCTGTGGTCACCTCCGGCGGTCGCGCCATCGCCACGGCGCGAATGGCATCAGCGGGCCTCACGCCCGCGGAGATACTGGTGACCGGCGAAGACGTCGAAAACGGGAAGCCTTCGCCGGACCCCTATCTGCTCGCTGCGAAACGTCTGGGCATACCTCCGGTGCGCTGTGCGGTGTTCGAAGACGCGCCCGCTGGTATCGCCGCTGCGCGTGCCGCAGGAGTCACCACCATCATCGGCGTCGGAGCCGCCGCAGCCAGTGCCCCCGTCACCCTGGCGGTCACGAATCTGCGCGGCGTCCGCTTCGACGGCCACAAGCTGCTGATCGACGCGAGCACGATCCTGCCGGGTCAGCAGTTCGACTTGTAG
- a CDS encoding ABC transporter substrate-binding protein, with product MRVKLVAGALGTLVLVLPGCTSSKPEAAEPGDATSAATPAAAAATTVTAPAKASKDYNIQFLQGVTGDQFYITMQCGAQEEAANLGVTVTTQGPQKFDPTLQKPILDSIVASKPDALLVAPTDVQAMQQPLQQAADAGIKVVLVDTTTNDPSYAASQIASDNEGGGRAAFDAIKALRPEGGKVMVMNIDPGVSTTDARAKGFEEAVKEDSKFQYVGVQYSHNDPATAAQLIGAQLQKDPDLVGVFATNLFSAEGSATGVRQAGKAGQVQVVGFDAGPNQIKALREGTVQALVAQDPGLIGKFGVDEAVTALEGGESTKMVQTGFTVITQENLDSDGGAAAYKSNC from the coding sequence ATGCGCGTAAAGCTGGTCGCGGGGGCATTGGGAACACTGGTGCTTGTGCTGCCGGGGTGCACGTCGTCGAAACCCGAGGCCGCCGAACCGGGTGATGCAACGAGTGCGGCGACGCCGGCTGCTGCGGCCGCGACCACCGTCACCGCGCCGGCCAAGGCCAGCAAGGACTACAACATCCAATTCCTGCAGGGTGTGACCGGCGACCAGTTCTACATCACCATGCAGTGCGGCGCGCAGGAGGAAGCCGCCAACCTCGGCGTCACCGTGACCACCCAGGGGCCGCAGAAGTTCGACCCGACGCTGCAGAAGCCGATCCTCGACTCCATCGTCGCGAGCAAGCCGGATGCGCTGCTGGTTGCACCCACTGATGTTCAGGCCATGCAGCAGCCGCTTCAGCAGGCAGCCGACGCGGGGATCAAGGTGGTACTCGTCGATACCACCACCAACGACCCGTCCTACGCGGCATCGCAGATCGCCAGCGACAACGAAGGTGGTGGCCGGGCGGCGTTCGATGCGATCAAGGCGCTGCGCCCCGAGGGCGGCAAGGTGATGGTGATGAACATCGACCCGGGCGTTTCGACGACCGACGCCCGCGCGAAGGGTTTTGAGGAAGCGGTCAAGGAGGACAGCAAGTTCCAGTATGTCGGCGTGCAGTACAGCCACAACGACCCCGCGACCGCCGCCCAGCTCATCGGCGCCCAGCTGCAGAAGGACCCCGACCTCGTCGGCGTGTTCGCCACCAACCTGTTCTCGGCTGAGGGGTCGGCAACCGGGGTCCGCCAGGCCGGCAAGGCCGGGCAGGTGCAGGTCGTCGGGTTCGACGCGGGCCCGAACCAGATCAAGGCGCTGCGTGAGGGCACCGTTCAGGCGCTTGTCGCCCAAGACCCCGGGCTCATCGGCAAATTCGGCGTCGACGAGGCGGTGACGGCGCTGGAAGGCGGCGAGAGCACCAAGATGGTGCAGACCGGTTTCACGGTCATCACCCAGGAGAACCTGGACAGCGACGGGGGCGCAGCGGCCTACAAGTCGAACTGCTGA
- a CDS encoding ABC transporter permease, with protein sequence MSTLANQPAVVSGDGGEAEPSESLLKRILGLQAFWILGVLIVICICFTVLAGDRFLSAGNFSLISQNVAVWAVLGVGMTFVIITSGIDLSVGSVLVFASVVSAKVMESMGGDGAGVAVAGMVAAVVGGLVWGIFNGVLIAVAKVPALIVTLGTLSIALGLAQVLTGGIDIRSVPRELTDFSVYTKILGIPGLPFVALVIIVIGAIVLHKTRFGRYTYAIGSNEEAARRTGVKVSRHLVLVYALAGTLAGIGAILSLAQFGTTTIAGQSLTNLNVIAAVVIGGTSIFGGQGTIFGTVVGLFIPAVLQSGFVIIGVQPFWQGVAVGSVLIAAVYVDQSRRAAAMRGARSRGLFRRRRSQRVPTERKRQ encoded by the coding sequence ATGAGCACTCTGGCCAACCAGCCCGCTGTGGTGAGCGGTGACGGCGGCGAGGCCGAGCCCTCGGAGTCGCTGCTCAAGCGGATCCTCGGACTGCAGGCATTCTGGATCCTCGGGGTCCTGATCGTGATCTGCATCTGCTTCACCGTCCTCGCCGGTGACCGCTTCCTGTCCGCCGGAAACTTCTCGCTGATCTCGCAGAACGTCGCGGTGTGGGCGGTTCTCGGTGTCGGCATGACGTTCGTGATCATCACCTCGGGCATCGACCTGTCGGTCGGATCGGTGTTGGTGTTCGCCTCCGTGGTGTCGGCCAAGGTGATGGAGTCGATGGGCGGGGACGGCGCCGGTGTGGCCGTTGCCGGGATGGTTGCGGCCGTTGTCGGCGGCTTGGTCTGGGGCATTTTCAACGGTGTGCTCATCGCCGTGGCCAAGGTGCCCGCCCTCATCGTCACCCTCGGTACGCTGTCGATCGCGCTCGGGCTCGCGCAGGTGCTCACCGGTGGCATCGATATCCGTTCGGTGCCCAGAGAGCTCACCGACTTCAGCGTCTACACCAAGATACTGGGCATTCCCGGGCTGCCCTTCGTGGCGCTGGTGATCATCGTGATCGGCGCGATCGTGTTGCACAAGACCAGGTTCGGCCGTTACACCTACGCCATCGGATCCAACGAGGAAGCGGCCCGTCGCACTGGCGTCAAGGTCAGTCGGCACCTCGTGCTGGTCTACGCGTTGGCGGGCACCCTGGCCGGCATCGGCGCGATCCTGTCGCTGGCACAGTTCGGCACCACAACGATCGCCGGGCAGTCACTGACCAACCTCAACGTGATCGCCGCCGTCGTCATCGGCGGGACGTCCATCTTCGGCGGCCAGGGCACCATCTTCGGCACCGTTGTCGGCCTGTTCATCCCGGCTGTCCTGCAGTCCGGGTTCGTCATCATCGGCGTGCAGCCGTTCTGGCAGGGCGTCGCGGTGGGTTCGGTGCTCATCGCCGCCGTGTACGTCGATCAGTCACGGCGCGCAGCAGCCATGCGGGGCGCTCGCTCCCGAGGCCTCTTCAGACGCCGAAGATCTCAACGAGTTCCAACCGAAAGGAAAAGGCAGTGA
- a CDS encoding ATP-binding cassette domain-containing protein, translating to MTALLEARGLSRSFGHVRALDGADFEVNAGEVVGLIGDNGAGKSTLIKALSGNLDLDDGDIYFESRRVNLSTPRQAEALGIEVVYQDLALAPHLNPVQNVFLGREIARKGVVGHLGFMDEKEMRRRASASFADIGATVRSLSSPVGAMSGGQRQGIAIARAIAWAKKVLILDEPTAALGVVQTKNVLESVKRVRDSGIAVVFISHSMPHVLEVCDRIQVLRLGRRVATYPGQSTSVETLVGAMTGALDSKEGAA from the coding sequence ATGACTGCACTTCTCGAGGCGCGCGGCCTCTCACGCAGCTTCGGCCACGTCCGCGCGCTGGACGGCGCCGACTTCGAGGTCAACGCGGGCGAGGTCGTCGGGCTGATCGGCGACAACGGTGCCGGCAAGTCCACGCTCATCAAGGCGCTGTCGGGCAATCTCGACCTCGACGACGGCGACATCTATTTCGAGAGCCGACGGGTGAACCTGTCGACGCCGCGTCAGGCCGAGGCGCTCGGCATCGAGGTGGTCTATCAGGATCTGGCCCTCGCTCCGCATCTCAATCCGGTCCAGAACGTGTTCTTGGGCCGCGAGATTGCGCGCAAGGGCGTCGTCGGCCATCTGGGTTTCATGGATGAGAAGGAGATGCGCCGCCGCGCGTCCGCGTCGTTCGCCGACATCGGGGCCACGGTGCGGTCGCTGTCGTCGCCCGTCGGCGCGATGTCCGGTGGGCAGCGGCAAGGGATCGCCATTGCCCGGGCGATCGCGTGGGCGAAGAAGGTCCTGATTCTCGACGAGCCCACCGCAGCTCTCGGGGTGGTGCAGACCAAGAACGTCCTGGAATCCGTCAAACGGGTGCGTGACAGTGGGATTGCGGTGGTTTTCATCAGCCACTCCATGCCGCACGTGCTCGAGGTGTGCGATCGCATCCAGGTACTGCGACTCGGTCGGCGGGTCGCCACCTATCCCGGACAAAGCACCTCCGTCGAGACGCTGGTCGGCGCGATGACCGGCGCTCTGGACTCGAAAGAGGGTGCGGCATGA
- a CDS encoding class I mannose-6-phosphate isomerase: MQPQLLPPNVVPHWYAGGPALSAWRGIPSVGERSPEEWVGATVARFGEPHLGPAPLADGTLLRHAVLADPLGWLGRDDGEPGDTGVLVKLLDAGQRLPVHVHPTRAYASRHLGCAYGKTEAWYVLEADEGAAVWVGWREEVEPAELSALVDTQDATAMLALMHRIPVRPGDGVLVPGGTPHAIGSGVLLVEAQEPTDQSILLERTNTAASADEVFLGLDQHVALSAVESAALTDVTALTRHAADGSGVVAVLPDEASPYFRMELLAPGAAVAAGFAVAVVVAGAGTLSSDRSAPLDLQSGQTLVVPAAAGDWCLEGDVRLLVCRPGTTWPLITKGAA; the protein is encoded by the coding sequence GTGCAGCCACAACTCCTGCCCCCCAACGTGGTGCCGCACTGGTATGCGGGCGGACCTGCGTTGTCCGCCTGGCGCGGCATCCCCTCAGTCGGTGAGCGCTCTCCCGAAGAATGGGTGGGAGCCACCGTCGCGCGCTTCGGCGAGCCGCACCTGGGGCCTGCTCCGTTGGCCGACGGCACGCTGCTGCGCCACGCGGTGCTGGCAGATCCGCTGGGCTGGCTTGGGCGTGACGACGGCGAGCCGGGTGACACCGGCGTGCTGGTCAAACTTCTCGACGCCGGCCAGCGACTTCCCGTGCACGTGCACCCGACCCGGGCCTACGCGTCACGGCACCTGGGGTGCGCCTACGGCAAGACCGAAGCCTGGTACGTCCTGGAAGCCGACGAGGGCGCTGCGGTGTGGGTCGGTTGGCGGGAAGAGGTCGAACCGGCGGAGCTGTCAGCGCTCGTGGACACACAGGACGCCACCGCAATGCTGGCCCTGATGCACCGGATCCCGGTTCGGCCGGGCGACGGCGTCCTGGTGCCGGGCGGCACTCCGCACGCCATCGGGTCGGGCGTGCTGCTCGTGGAAGCACAGGAACCCACTGATCAGTCAATCCTGTTGGAGCGCACCAATACCGCTGCTTCTGCTGACGAAGTATTTCTGGGCCTCGATCAGCACGTGGCGCTGTCCGCTGTCGAGTCCGCTGCCCTCACCGACGTCACTGCGCTGACCCGGCATGCAGCTGACGGCAGTGGCGTGGTGGCTGTCCTGCCCGACGAGGCCTCGCCGTACTTCCGGATGGAACTGCTGGCACCGGGCGCTGCCGTCGCGGCCGGCTTCGCCGTCGCTGTGGTGGTGGCAGGTGCGGGAACCCTGTCCTCCGACCGCAGCGCGCCCCTCGACCTGCAGAGCGGACAGACCCTTGTGGTCCCCGCCGCGGCCGGGGACTGGTGCCTCGAGGGTGATGTCAGGTTACTCGTCTGCCGGCCGGGCACCACCTGGCCGCTGATCACGAAAGGCGCAGCATGA
- a CDS encoding LacI family DNA-binding transcriptional regulator, with product MATMRDVAHRAGVSAKTVSRVVNNDRYVSADVRERVERAINELQYVPNSLAVTFRAGRDAAIGIAVPGVADPFFASIIGAVEHEASRRGVAVMVASVGWEPSHEKRSIEAVLKRQVAGMIICPVGDDMSYLQPWQARTPLVFADREPGRLTADAVVQDDVGGGQEATQHLIGHGHRNIAFIGDDSWPGLRRLQGWQQALDDAALPPRDDLAHVGEVDVAALTPALQRMLHAPDPPTAVFSANARCSIAVLTVLRSLGRTDVGLVGFGDFPTAAVLTPAVTVIHQDGDAMGRFAVERLFARIDQPGRRLRRRTVLPVSLVARTSCALPGEPAGHGDSAGESRSAVS from the coding sequence ATGGCGACCATGCGCGACGTTGCGCACCGGGCAGGGGTGAGCGCCAAGACGGTCTCGCGGGTGGTCAACAACGACCGGTATGTGTCGGCCGACGTCCGCGAACGGGTCGAGCGCGCGATCAACGAACTGCAGTACGTGCCGAATTCGCTTGCCGTCACCTTCCGGGCCGGGCGCGACGCCGCCATCGGCATTGCCGTGCCCGGCGTCGCAGACCCGTTCTTCGCCAGCATCATTGGGGCGGTGGAACACGAGGCGAGTCGACGGGGTGTCGCGGTGATGGTGGCCAGTGTCGGGTGGGAACCGTCGCACGAAAAGCGGTCTATCGAGGCGGTGTTGAAGCGCCAGGTCGCCGGCATGATCATCTGCCCGGTGGGCGATGACATGTCGTATCTGCAGCCGTGGCAGGCCCGCACCCCGCTGGTGTTCGCCGACCGGGAACCCGGCCGGCTCACCGCGGACGCCGTGGTGCAGGACGACGTCGGCGGGGGACAGGAGGCCACGCAGCATCTCATCGGCCACGGCCACCGCAACATTGCCTTCATCGGCGACGACAGTTGGCCCGGCCTGCGCCGACTCCAGGGCTGGCAACAGGCCCTCGACGATGCCGCACTGCCACCGCGCGACGACTTGGCGCACGTGGGCGAGGTCGACGTCGCCGCGCTGACCCCCGCACTGCAGCGGATGCTCCACGCACCCGACCCGCCGACCGCGGTGTTCTCCGCGAACGCGCGCTGTTCCATTGCGGTACTCACAGTGCTTCGGTCCTTGGGGCGCACGGATGTCGGGCTGGTGGGTTTCGGCGACTTCCCGACCGCGGCAGTGCTGACCCCGGCGGTCACCGTGATCCACCAGGACGGTGACGCGATGGGACGATTCGCCGTGGAGCGACTTTTCGCGCGGATAGATCAGCCCGGCCGCCGGCTCCGACGTCGAACCGTCCTGCCGGTGTCACTGGTGGCTCGCACGTCGTGCGCGTTGCCTGGGGAGCCCGCAGGGCACGGTGACTCCGCGGGGGAGTCCCGGTCTGCGGTCAGCTGA
- a CDS encoding class II fructose-bisphosphate aldolase encodes MPLARTADLVAAAHQAGTGLAAFNVITLEHAEAIVDGAAQAGRPVILQISENAVKFHRHQLRPIVAAAAAVAAEAPIAASVHLDHIENIELLHAAADTAVSSAMFDAGKLDYDANVAATTSAADWAHQRGMFLEAELGGVGGKGDAHTPGVRTDPAEAAAFISATGVDALAVAVGSSHAMSTRVASLDFDLIDRLRSAVPVPLVLHGSSGVSEEDLRKAVSAGLTKINVGTLLNIRFTEQVRAYLASDDAVHDPRKYLAPARAAITEAVAELLTVIS; translated from the coding sequence ATGCCGCTCGCCCGCACCGCCGATCTCGTCGCCGCCGCACACCAGGCCGGCACCGGTTTGGCCGCGTTCAACGTGATCACCCTCGAGCACGCCGAGGCCATCGTGGACGGTGCCGCACAAGCCGGTCGGCCGGTGATCCTGCAGATCAGCGAGAACGCGGTGAAATTCCATCGGCACCAGCTGCGCCCGATCGTCGCCGCTGCAGCTGCGGTGGCCGCCGAGGCCCCCATTGCAGCGTCGGTGCACCTGGACCACATCGAGAACATCGAGCTGCTGCATGCCGCTGCCGACACCGCGGTGAGTTCGGCGATGTTCGACGCCGGCAAGCTCGATTACGACGCCAACGTCGCCGCGACGACATCCGCGGCCGACTGGGCGCACCAACGCGGCATGTTTCTCGAAGCCGAGCTCGGCGGGGTCGGCGGCAAGGGTGATGCGCACACCCCCGGAGTTCGGACCGACCCAGCGGAAGCGGCGGCGTTCATCAGCGCCACCGGCGTCGACGCACTGGCCGTCGCGGTGGGCAGCTCACATGCGATGTCGACGCGCGTCGCGAGCCTGGACTTCGATCTGATCGACCGGTTGCGCTCGGCCGTCCCGGTGCCCCTGGTGCTGCATGGGTCCTCCGGTGTCTCCGAGGAAGACCTCCGCAAAGCCGTCAGCGCCGGTCTCACCAAGATCAATGTCGGCACGCTGCTCAACATCCGATTCACCGAGCAGGTGCGGGCCTACCTGGCCTCCGACGACGCGGTCCACGACCCACGCAAATACCTCGCCCCGGCGCGCGCAGCCATCACCGAGGCCGTCGCCGAACTGCTCACGGTCATCAGCTGA